One genomic window of Microbacterium sp. BH-3-3-3 includes the following:
- a CDS encoding TetR/AcrR family transcriptional regulator codes for MRRVAARLGVNPASLYNHVPNRAAMVEDVRALVSEHIDFAPLRDLPWEEGLRAWARSYRRAFARHARAIPLLMTERASAPVLLAGYEHFAVAAEAVGWPQRDLLPLLTVFESFILGSVLDMSGPSVVFDPTGQEGTVPRFAAAFAALADEDPDDPVATRAFELGLDMLIASARPR; via the coding sequence GTGCGCCGGGTCGCCGCCCGTCTCGGGGTGAACCCCGCCTCGCTGTACAACCACGTGCCCAACCGCGCGGCCATGGTCGAAGACGTGCGGGCGCTGGTGTCGGAGCACATCGACTTCGCGCCGCTGCGCGACCTGCCCTGGGAAGAGGGCCTGCGCGCCTGGGCGCGGTCGTACCGCCGCGCGTTCGCCCGTCACGCCCGGGCGATCCCCCTGCTCATGACCGAGCGCGCGTCGGCGCCGGTGCTGCTGGCCGGGTACGAGCACTTCGCCGTCGCCGCCGAGGCGGTCGGGTGGCCGCAGCGCGACCTGCTCCCCCTGCTCACGGTCTTCGAGTCGTTCATCCTCGGGAGCGTGCTCGACATGTCGGGCCCGAGCGTGGTGTTCGATCCCACCGGGCAGGAAGGGACGGTGCCGCGCTTCGCGGCCGCGTTCGCCGCGCTCGCCGACGAAGATCCCGACGACCCGGTCGCCACCCGAGCGTTCGAGCTGGGGCTCGACATGCTCATCGCCTCGGCGCGTCCGCGCTGA
- a CDS encoding sugar ABC transporter substrate-binding protein has translation MDNSGRRRRNAIKLVGVAAAASTLLAMAGCSSNGAATSADGDVTIEFAQWWEPELGDGQFRGLMDQFEQENPGIKVDLVSGPYASTKEQLFAGAASGTMPDVVGLDGAWVSDFAKQGVIADLTKLMGDSGYDDSQLASQIQVDGSTYMIPVVNFVYPMFTNDGILAEAGVSAPPSTRSEFADAAKKISALGGDVSGWVLPLSLEAPNGVQNDVMSWAWASGGSMLKDGQPDLTNADVTSATDYIQQLWKDGVIAPGSFTMKEQDKVEEFTNGRVGMMIDSLAHINLIRESNPDLTFSISAIPAEDGFTGERGIPYASWGIGVAENSEHKDAAFKLVQFLMGTDVNSELSTMAKAFPGNTESVPTFVEDDALFKTAFDIYKAGYPANEFTGLPVAEELMRQFGTQFQSALDGQQSMSDALKKTQDEWTSEF, from the coding sequence ATGGACAACAGCGGGCGCCGGCGTCGGAACGCCATCAAGCTCGTCGGTGTCGCAGCAGCGGCCTCGACCCTCCTGGCCATGGCGGGGTGCTCGTCGAACGGCGCCGCCACCTCGGCAGACGGAGACGTCACGATCGAATTCGCCCAGTGGTGGGAGCCCGAGCTGGGAGACGGCCAGTTCCGTGGCCTCATGGACCAGTTCGAGCAGGAGAACCCGGGCATCAAGGTCGACCTGGTCAGCGGACCGTACGCGTCGACCAAGGAGCAGCTCTTCGCCGGAGCCGCCTCCGGCACCATGCCCGACGTCGTCGGTCTCGACGGCGCGTGGGTGAGCGACTTCGCCAAGCAGGGCGTCATCGCCGACCTGACGAAGCTCATGGGCGACTCGGGCTACGACGACAGCCAGCTGGCCAGCCAGATCCAGGTCGACGGCAGCACGTACATGATCCCCGTCGTGAACTTCGTGTACCCGATGTTCACGAACGACGGCATCCTCGCGGAGGCAGGTGTCAGCGCACCGCCGTCGACGCGCTCCGAGTTCGCCGACGCGGCCAAGAAGATCTCGGCGCTCGGCGGCGACGTCTCGGGGTGGGTGCTCCCGCTCTCGCTCGAAGCCCCCAACGGCGTGCAGAACGACGTCATGTCGTGGGCCTGGGCCTCGGGCGGCTCGATGCTGAAGGACGGGCAGCCCGACCTCACCAACGCCGACGTCACCTCGGCCACCGACTACATCCAGCAGCTGTGGAAGGACGGGGTCATCGCCCCCGGCTCGTTCACGATGAAGGAGCAGGACAAGGTCGAGGAGTTCACCAACGGACGCGTCGGCATGATGATCGACTCGCTCGCGCACATCAACCTCATCCGCGAGTCCAACCCCGACCTGACCTTCTCGATCTCGGCGATCCCCGCCGAAGACGGCTTCACCGGTGAGCGGGGCATCCCCTACGCCTCGTGGGGGATCGGCGTCGCCGAGAACTCCGAGCACAAGGACGCCGCGTTCAAGCTCGTGCAGTTCCTGATGGGCACCGACGTCAACAGCGAGCTGTCGACGATGGCCAAGGCCTTCCCCGGCAACACCGAGAGCGTGCCGACCTTCGTCGAAGACGACGCGCTGTTCAAGACGGCCTTCGACATCTACAAGGCCGGCTACCCCGCCAACGAGTTCACGGGCCTCCCCGTCGCCGAGGAACTCATGCGCCAGTTCGGCACCCAGTTCCAGTCGGCTCTGGACGGTCAGCAGTCGATGAGCGACGCGCTGAAGAAGACGCAGGACGAATGGACGTCGGAGTTCTGA
- a CDS encoding APC family permease, with amino-acid sequence MSSSDTSLRRVMGVPSLVIFGLAYMVPLTVFTTYGLVAVTTGGHVPTAYLVTLIAMLFTAFSYAALVKAFPRAGSAYTYARRAFGGHVGFLTGWSLMIDYLLLPLINYVLMGIYLNAQLPGIPPWVFALAGVVLITGLNVVGITVVRNANLVLVGLQLVFAAVFVVCAVLHVAQNPGVSLLQPLYDAGLTFPGLLAGAAMLALSFLGFDAISTLSEEARDPERTVPRAIILTTIIGGLIFTVIAYVSTLVIPRVADLENPDAAANQIMEVAAGRWLEVFFLIAYIAGCIAAALASQASVARILFAMGRDGVLPAFFARLSPRYQTPVGAALFVGVVSLAALVADLNTVASLISFGALAAFSLVNLSVIKHFLIDERRRGGAAILRFGVLPALGFALTAWLWFSLSALALTVGLVWIGVGIVWLAVLTRGFRRRPPEVEFDDEAPAPERIVA; translated from the coding sequence ATGTCCTCATCCGACACCTCGCTGCGGCGAGTCATGGGGGTCCCCTCCCTCGTCATCTTCGGTCTGGCGTACATGGTGCCCCTCACCGTGTTCACGACCTACGGCCTCGTCGCCGTCACCACCGGCGGTCACGTGCCGACCGCCTACCTGGTGACCCTCATCGCCATGCTCTTCACCGCCTTCAGCTACGCCGCCCTCGTGAAGGCCTTCCCCCGCGCGGGCAGCGCGTACACGTACGCCCGCCGAGCCTTCGGCGGCCACGTCGGGTTCCTCACCGGCTGGTCGTTGATGATCGACTACCTGCTGCTGCCGCTCATCAACTACGTGCTCATGGGCATCTACCTCAACGCGCAGCTCCCCGGCATCCCGCCGTGGGTGTTCGCCCTCGCCGGTGTCGTGCTGATCACGGGGCTGAACGTCGTCGGCATCACCGTGGTGCGCAACGCCAACCTGGTCCTGGTGGGTCTGCAGCTGGTGTTCGCCGCGGTCTTCGTCGTCTGCGCGGTGCTGCACGTCGCCCAGAACCCCGGCGTCTCGCTGCTGCAGCCCCTGTACGACGCCGGCCTCACCTTCCCCGGCCTGCTCGCCGGAGCCGCGATGCTCGCGCTGTCGTTCCTCGGGTTCGATGCCATCTCGACGCTGTCGGAAGAGGCCCGCGACCCCGAGCGCACCGTTCCCCGCGCGATCATCCTCACCACGATCATCGGCGGGCTCATCTTCACGGTCATCGCGTACGTGTCGACGCTCGTCATCCCCCGCGTCGCCGACCTCGAGAACCCGGATGCCGCCGCCAACCAGATCATGGAGGTCGCCGCCGGCCGCTGGCTCGAGGTCTTCTTCCTCATCGCCTACATCGCCGGCTGCATCGCCGCCGCCCTCGCCTCGCAGGCGAGCGTCGCGCGCATCCTGTTCGCGATGGGCCGCGACGGAGTGCTGCCCGCGTTCTTCGCCCGTCTGAGTCCGCGGTACCAGACCCCCGTCGGCGCTGCGCTCTTCGTCGGCGTGGTCTCGCTGGCGGCGCTGGTGGCCGACCTCAACACGGTGGCCTCGCTCATCAGCTTCGGTGCCCTCGCGGCGTTCTCGCTCGTGAACCTGTCGGTCATCAAGCACTTCCTCATCGACGAGCGTCGCCGCGGAGGTGCCGCGATCCTCCGCTTCGGCGTTCTGCCGGCGCTCGGCTTCGCGCTGACCGCCTGGCTGTGGTTCAGCCTGTCGGCTCTGGCGTTGACGGTGGGCCTGGTCTGGATCGGCGTGGGAATCGTGTGGCTCGCGGTGCTGACCCGCGGCTTCCGCCGCCGCCCGCCCGAGGTCGAATTCGACGACGAGGCACCGGCGCCCGAGCGCATCGTCGCCTGA
- a CDS encoding carbohydrate ABC transporter permease, whose protein sequence is MTMRTLTPPDTEVIVTGRPLSRRTRQLRKAGEAYAFLSPTLILLFVLMIVPIVMVIGYSFQDNVILNKSPEVVGVDNYVAILTDPGFWKATGNTLFFTLTSVAAHLVLGLSFAMLLNSRLIGAIPRAIFRGLYVLPWLFTVAVIAVLWRMLLSPNGIVNFLLNTDIEWLASPSLALGTVTFINIWAGYPFFMVSLLAGLQGIPSDLYEAATVDGASPAQRFWNVTIPQLRPIIVSLVLLDLIWTSQQFALIWLTTGGGPIDVTEMLSTYTYKLAFAKYDFSMASTSAVLVLAMSMIIAVLYVRQQKARD, encoded by the coding sequence ATGACCATGCGCACCCTCACACCCCCCGACACCGAGGTGATCGTCACCGGACGACCGCTCTCGCGCCGCACCCGCCAACTCCGCAAGGCCGGCGAGGCCTACGCGTTCCTGTCGCCGACCCTGATCCTGCTGTTCGTCCTGATGATCGTCCCGATCGTCATGGTGATCGGCTACTCGTTCCAAGACAACGTCATCCTGAACAAGAGTCCCGAGGTCGTGGGCGTCGACAACTACGTCGCGATCCTCACCGACCCGGGCTTCTGGAAGGCGACCGGCAACACCCTCTTCTTCACCCTCACCAGCGTCGCCGCACACCTCGTGCTCGGACTCTCGTTCGCGATGCTGCTGAACAGCCGGCTCATCGGCGCGATCCCCCGGGCGATCTTCCGCGGCCTGTACGTGCTGCCGTGGCTGTTCACCGTCGCCGTCATCGCCGTGCTCTGGCGCATGCTGCTCTCGCCGAACGGCATCGTGAACTTCCTGCTGAACACCGACATCGAGTGGCTCGCCTCGCCGTCGCTCGCGCTCGGCACGGTGACCTTCATCAACATCTGGGCCGGCTACCCCTTCTTCATGGTGAGCCTGCTCGCGGGTCTCCAGGGGATTCCGAGCGACCTGTACGAGGCGGCGACCGTCGACGGTGCCAGCCCCGCGCAGCGGTTCTGGAACGTCACCATCCCGCAGCTGCGCCCCATCATCGTCAGCCTCGTGCTGCTCGACCTGATCTGGACGTCGCAGCAGTTCGCCCTCATCTGGCTGACCACGGGCGGCGGTCCGATCGACGTCACCGAGATGCTCAGCACCTACACCTACAAGCTCGCATTCGCGAAGTACGACTTCTCGATGGCCTCCACCTCGGCGGTGCTGGTCCTGGCGATGTCGATGATCATCGCGGTGCTCTACGTCCGCCAGCAGAAGGCGAGGGACTGA
- a CDS encoding DeoR/GlpR family DNA-binding transcription regulator, whose product MDAATATTKRRLPAGRKAELAAYVAESGQVTVVDLASHFGVSIDTVRRDLDQLDREGIVVRTHGGAVSAMSVPGRDRGLDVRLQMQISEKERIATLAADLIEDGSVLVLNAGTTTLAVARALRNHRNLTIATNNLRIPAEISPSVFRDLFLFGGAVRTITQATTGPVTLAMNSHTPEVEIRCDYALIAVGAVDASGFSTSNLGDATMMSEMIQRADRTAILADSSKLDRRLFAQVAPLEKADYLITDAPPSPDLAAALADAGVTVLTP is encoded by the coding sequence ATGGACGCAGCCACAGCCACGACGAAGAGGCGACTGCCCGCGGGACGCAAGGCCGAGCTGGCCGCCTACGTCGCCGAGTCGGGTCAGGTCACGGTCGTCGATCTCGCCTCGCATTTCGGCGTCTCGATCGACACGGTGCGCCGCGACCTCGATCAGCTCGACCGCGAAGGCATCGTCGTCCGCACGCACGGCGGTGCCGTCAGCGCGATGTCGGTTCCCGGCCGCGACCGGGGCCTCGACGTGCGACTGCAGATGCAGATCTCCGAGAAGGAACGCATCGCCACGCTGGCCGCCGACCTCATCGAGGACGGCTCGGTGCTGGTGCTGAACGCCGGCACCACCACGCTCGCCGTCGCCCGCGCCCTGCGCAACCACCGCAACCTGACCATCGCGACGAACAACCTGCGCATCCCCGCCGAGATCTCCCCCAGCGTCTTCCGCGACCTCTTCCTCTTCGGCGGAGCGGTGCGCACCATCACGCAGGCGACGACGGGGCCGGTGACCCTCGCGATGAATTCGCACACCCCCGAGGTCGAGATCCGCTGCGACTACGCGCTCATCGCGGTGGGCGCGGTCGACGCCTCGGGCTTCTCGACCAGCAACCTCGGCGACGCCACGATGATGAGCGAGATGATCCAGCGGGCTGATCGCACGGCGATCCTCGCCGACTCCTCCAAGCTCGACCGGCGCCTGTTCGCCCAGGTCGCCCCGCTCGAGAAGGCCGACTACCTCATCACCGACGCGCCGCCCTCTCCCGACCTCGCGGCGGCGTTGGCCGACGCGGGGGTCACGGTACTGACGCCGTAG
- a CDS encoding phosphatase PAP2 family protein — protein sequence MDATTDAALLPDRPRVDHRRPIALVVGVVAAVLFVGLRFAVELSGSAPLPIDQWWDDAMADLANPVAVIVAWIPAIVGGTIGMIVIGVATTLVFLLRRRPWDALAVASSIALVVLIGAPLAAVIARARPADSLAETVATSFPSGHTAVATTIAVVLGLILRRGWVWAAGVVWVVAMMWSRTYLHAHWLSDVTAGLLEGIAVSTLVWALVEVWRVRRAQRLVATGE from the coding sequence ATGGATGCCACCACCGACGCCGCCCTGCTGCCCGACCGGCCGCGGGTCGATCACCGCCGTCCGATCGCCCTCGTGGTGGGTGTCGTCGCCGCGGTGCTCTTCGTCGGACTGCGCTTCGCTGTCGAGCTGAGCGGATCGGCGCCGCTGCCGATCGACCAGTGGTGGGACGACGCGATGGCCGACCTGGCGAACCCCGTCGCGGTCATCGTCGCCTGGATCCCCGCGATCGTCGGCGGCACGATCGGCATGATCGTCATCGGGGTCGCGACCACGCTCGTCTTCTTGCTGCGGCGGCGCCCCTGGGACGCGCTCGCCGTCGCGTCCTCCATCGCCCTGGTCGTGCTGATCGGGGCGCCGCTGGCCGCGGTGATCGCCCGCGCCCGGCCCGCGGATTCGCTGGCCGAGACCGTGGCCACCTCGTTCCCCTCGGGGCACACCGCCGTGGCGACCACCATCGCCGTGGTCCTCGGCCTGATCCTGCGCCGAGGCTGGGTGTGGGCGGCGGGGGTGGTGTGGGTCGTGGCGATGATGTGGAGCCGCACGTACCTGCACGCGCACTGGTTGTCCGACGTGACGGCCGGCCTGCTCGAGGGGATCGCGGTCTCGACCCTGGTGTGGGCGCTGGTCGAGGTGTGGCGCGTGCGTCGAGCGCAACGCCTGGTCGCGACGGGCGAGTGA
- a CDS encoding DUF1206 domain-containing protein, whose translation MTSASAAAGKAQDSRAFEAAARVGYVVLGLLHLLIGVIAVGIATGGGGDSADQSGALQQVRDAPAGLALLWVIAVGLAALAVWQIAEAFVERDSDAKKRWAHRAKFVGTAIAYVAIAVTAVTLAMGGSSDSSESSQTLSVRVLAMPGGVALLVVVGVAVAAVGVAFVVRGCTRAFTKNLSIPAGTAGRGIRVFGTVGYIAKGVAVGVAGVLFVVAAVTHDPNAAGGIDAALRSLAALPFGQVVLWLVGAGLIVYGLFCFARARYARM comes from the coding sequence ATGACCTCCGCATCCGCCGCTGCCGGCAAGGCCCAGGATTCCCGCGCTTTCGAGGCCGCCGCACGCGTCGGCTACGTCGTGCTCGGACTGCTCCACCTGCTCATCGGCGTGATCGCCGTCGGCATCGCCACCGGTGGGGGAGGTGACAGCGCCGACCAGAGCGGCGCCCTGCAGCAGGTGCGCGATGCTCCCGCCGGTCTCGCCCTGCTCTGGGTGATCGCTGTCGGTCTCGCCGCCCTGGCCGTCTGGCAGATCGCGGAGGCCTTCGTCGAGCGTGACTCGGATGCCAAGAAGCGCTGGGCGCATCGCGCGAAGTTCGTCGGCACCGCGATCGCGTACGTGGCCATCGCGGTGACCGCGGTGACGCTGGCGATGGGCGGCAGCTCCGACTCGTCGGAGTCGTCGCAGACTCTGAGCGTGCGCGTCCTCGCGATGCCGGGCGGCGTCGCCCTGCTGGTCGTCGTCGGCGTGGCGGTCGCGGCCGTCGGCGTCGCGTTCGTCGTGCGCGGGTGCACGCGCGCCTTCACGAAGAACCTGTCGATCCCCGCGGGGACCGCGGGTCGCGGCATCCGGGTCTTCGGCACGGTCGGATACATCGCCAAGGGCGTCGCCGTGGGGGTCGCGGGCGTGCTGTTCGTGGTGGCCGCCGTCACGCACGACCCGAACGCCGCGGGCGGGATCGACGCCGCCCTGCGCTCGCTCGCCGCTCTGCCGTTCGGTCAGGTCGTGCTGTGGCTCGTGGGTGCGGGGCTGATCGTGTACGGCCTGTTCTGCTTCGCCCGCGCGCGCTACGCGCGGATGTGA
- a CDS encoding zinc-dependent alcohol dehydrogenase family protein, translating into MRGVIMHAAGDVRVEDRADPVIEEPTDAVIRLAASCICGSDLWPYRGSDDVDATPMGHEYVGVVTEIGSEVKNVAVGDFVVGSFMASDNTCEICQAGYQSRCVHVVPMGRVGTQAEFARIPHADGTLVATPGQPDDDLIPSLLAASDVLGTGWFAAVAAEVGPGKTVAVVGDGAVGLLGILAAKQLGAERIIAMSRHADRQELARRFGATDIVEERGDEGIARVKELTGGLGAHSVIEAVGTQQSMEQAVRSTRAGGHVGFVGVSHDVTLEGQELFRSAVHLHGGPAPVRRFLPELIQLIWDREIDPGAVFDLTLPLEEAAEGYKAMDERRATKVLLTIP; encoded by the coding sequence ATGCGGGGAGTCATCATGCACGCCGCCGGAGATGTGCGCGTCGAGGACCGCGCCGACCCGGTCATCGAAGAACCGACGGACGCCGTCATCCGCCTGGCCGCCTCCTGCATCTGCGGCTCCGACCTCTGGCCGTACCGCGGATCCGACGACGTGGATGCCACGCCCATGGGCCACGAGTACGTCGGCGTCGTCACCGAGATCGGCTCCGAGGTGAAGAACGTCGCGGTCGGCGACTTCGTCGTCGGGTCGTTCATGGCCTCCGACAACACGTGCGAGATCTGCCAGGCGGGCTACCAGTCGCGCTGCGTGCACGTCGTGCCGATGGGGCGCGTGGGCACCCAGGCCGAGTTCGCGCGCATCCCGCACGCCGACGGCACGCTCGTCGCCACCCCCGGTCAGCCCGACGACGACCTCATCCCGTCGCTCCTGGCCGCGAGCGACGTGCTGGGCACCGGCTGGTTCGCCGCGGTGGCGGCCGAGGTCGGCCCCGGTAAGACCGTCGCCGTCGTCGGCGATGGAGCGGTGGGACTGCTCGGCATCCTGGCCGCGAAGCAGCTCGGCGCCGAGCGCATCATCGCGATGTCGCGGCACGCCGATCGGCAGGAGCTCGCCCGGCGGTTCGGTGCGACCGACATCGTCGAGGAGCGCGGAGACGAGGGCATCGCCCGGGTGAAGGAGCTCACCGGCGGCCTCGGCGCGCACTCGGTGATCGAGGCCGTGGGCACGCAGCAGTCGATGGAACAGGCCGTCCGCTCCACGCGCGCGGGTGGCCACGTCGGCTTCGTCGGCGTCTCGCACGACGTCACCCTCGAGGGCCAGGAGCTGTTCCGTTCGGCCGTGCACCTGCACGGCGGTCCCGCTCCCGTGCGGCGGTTCCTCCCCGAGCTCATCCAGCTGATCTGGGACCGCGAGATCGATCCCGGCGCCGTCTTCGACCTGACCCTTCCGCTCGAGGAAGCAGCCGAGGGGTACAAGGCCATGGACGAGCGTCGCGCCACCAAAGTGCTGCTGACGATCCCATGA
- a CDS encoding TetR/AcrR family transcriptional regulator, with translation MPRPSHPKLSREAIARAALALVDRDGADGASIRRVADRLKVHPTSLYNHVPNLAALIEDVRALVSSRIDSSFLREGEWEEGLALWARSYRDAFRRHPRTIPLLMSHRSSTPLLMSQYEDFAVAAERVGWTSDDILPLLTAFESFILGSVLDMSGPSVMFDPTGQENTVPRFAAAYATLADHDPSDPVATRAFERGLALLIAGARPPSRG, from the coding sequence ATGCCCCGGCCGTCGCATCCCAAGCTCTCGCGCGAGGCCATCGCGCGCGCCGCACTCGCGCTCGTCGACCGCGACGGAGCCGACGGGGCGAGCATCCGCAGGGTCGCCGACCGCCTCAAGGTGCACCCGACCTCGCTCTACAACCACGTGCCGAACCTGGCCGCCCTCATCGAAGACGTGCGCGCCCTCGTGTCGTCGCGCATCGACTCGTCGTTCCTGCGGGAGGGCGAATGGGAAGAGGGCCTCGCGCTCTGGGCGCGCTCCTACCGCGACGCTTTCCGGCGGCACCCGCGCACCATTCCGCTGCTCATGTCGCACCGGTCGTCGACGCCGTTGCTCATGTCGCAGTACGAGGACTTCGCGGTCGCGGCCGAACGCGTGGGCTGGACGAGCGACGACATCCTGCCCCTGCTGACGGCCTTCGAGTCCTTCATCCTGGGCAGCGTGCTCGACATGTCGGGGCCATCGGTCATGTTCGACCCGACGGGTCAAGAAAACACGGTGCCACGCTTCGCCGCCGCCTACGCGACGCTGGCCGACCACGACCCGTCCGACCCTGTGGCGACCCGCGCCTTCGAGCGCGGTCTCGCGCTGCTCATCGCCGGTGCCCGACCCCCCTCACGGGGGTGA
- a CDS encoding sorbosone dehydrogenase family protein, translating into MTTATRERRAGAAAGLALALIALAGCTGERTASPAASPASTPTAGTPGFVVPDGGPEVVASGFTTPWSVAFVGDTALVSQRDTGEILEIMGDDTRVVGEVPDLAARGEGGLLGIAHADGMLYAYVTTPDGNRVSRFALEGSAGSFALGAAQTVVDGIPSANTHNGGRLAFGPDGMLYVTAGDAGDPDAAQDPESLGGKILRVTPEGDVPADNPLAGSPVWSMGHRNPQGLGWDAEGTLFSSEFGQNTWDELNVIEPGANYGWPEVEGTGGDDRFVDPVQQWAPVDASPSGLAVVDGSVLIANLRGQRLRVVPTADPTSAREFFVGEFGRLRDAVLAPDGSLWIVTSNTDRGGGGDDAVLRVPLTAE; encoded by the coding sequence ATGACCACCGCGACGCGGGAACGTCGCGCGGGGGCGGCGGCGGGCCTCGCTCTCGCGCTGATCGCGCTCGCCGGCTGCACGGGGGAGAGGACCGCGTCCCCCGCCGCATCGCCCGCATCGACCCCGACGGCCGGAACCCCCGGGTTCGTCGTCCCCGACGGGGGGCCCGAGGTCGTGGCATCCGGGTTCACCACCCCCTGGTCGGTGGCCTTCGTCGGGGACACCGCCCTCGTCAGCCAGCGCGACACCGGCGAGATCCTCGAGATCATGGGCGACGACACCCGCGTGGTGGGGGAGGTGCCCGACCTGGCGGCGCGCGGCGAGGGCGGGCTGCTCGGCATAGCCCACGCCGATGGCATGCTCTACGCCTACGTGACCACCCCCGACGGCAACCGCGTCTCACGCTTCGCGCTCGAGGGCTCGGCCGGATCCTTCGCCCTGGGGGCCGCTCAGACGGTGGTGGACGGCATCCCCTCCGCGAACACCCACAACGGAGGCCGCCTCGCCTTCGGTCCCGACGGCATGCTCTACGTCACCGCGGGCGATGCCGGCGATCCCGACGCGGCGCAAGACCCGGAGTCGCTCGGCGGCAAGATCCTGCGCGTGACCCCCGAGGGTGACGTGCCCGCCGACAACCCCCTCGCCGGCTCGCCGGTGTGGAGCATGGGGCACCGCAACCCGCAGGGCCTCGGATGGGATGCCGAGGGCACGCTGTTCTCGTCGGAGTTCGGCCAGAACACCTGGGACGAGCTCAACGTCATCGAGCCCGGCGCGAACTACGGCTGGCCCGAGGTGGAGGGCACCGGTGGCGACGACCGGTTCGTCGATCCCGTGCAGCAGTGGGCGCCGGTGGATGCCAGCCCCAGCGGTCTCGCGGTCGTCGACGGCTCGGTGCTCATCGCGAACCTGCGGGGCCAGCGCCTGCGGGTGGTCCCCACCGCCGACCCCACGAGCGCACGGGAGTTCTTCGTCGGGGAGTTCGGTCGCCTGCGCGACGCGGTGCTCGCTCCCGACGGATCGCTCTGGATCGTCACGAGCAACACCGACCGCGGCGGGGGCGGCGACGACGCCGTGCTGCGGGTGCCGCTGACGGCGGAGTGA
- a CDS encoding amidohydrolase, giving the protein MAVVVFRGGTVRIDGHQPDVDRLVVVDGTIAESWHPVPDDAEQVDLEGGLLLPAFGDGHAHPLLAGRERRGPELRDAASVAEIVARVGAWAARSEAPWLVGGSYDATIVPGGMFDARWLDEAVPDRPVVLHAWDYHTAWVNTAALREAGVDADTPDPPLGRIVRRDDGSPLGTLVERPAIDLVLDRAPHAVVAADVEALVWAGEQLAARGISWVQEAWTEAHDVPAWVTAARSGRLRVDADLALRADPTRWPAQLAELRRTADAVAGEPGLTCRTVKFFVDGILENHTAHLLECYHDAETRGLPNWQPEHLRDAVAACDAAGFDVHLHAIGDAAVRAAIDAAEGIADSLRRGRRLTIAHAQVVDPADLPRLADLEVTFCFQPQWAMADAVMTDLTLPRLGPGRERQYRMRAAQAAGARLSFGSDWPVTSPDVLAGIRTAVTRQDADGAPTGGWQPDERLTVDDALDAATSGVAFQAGDQDHRGLCAPE; this is encoded by the coding sequence ATGGCAGTCGTCGTCTTCCGCGGCGGAACCGTGCGCATCGACGGGCACCAGCCCGACGTCGACCGGCTCGTCGTCGTCGACGGCACGATCGCCGAGTCCTGGCATCCGGTGCCCGACGATGCCGAGCAAGTCGACCTCGAGGGAGGGCTCCTGCTCCCGGCGTTCGGCGACGGTCACGCCCACCCGCTGCTCGCGGGACGCGAGCGCCGCGGCCCGGAGCTCCGCGATGCGGCGAGCGTCGCCGAGATCGTCGCGCGGGTCGGAGCATGGGCCGCGCGGTCCGAGGCGCCGTGGCTCGTGGGCGGGAGCTACGACGCCACCATCGTGCCCGGGGGCATGTTCGACGCCCGCTGGCTCGACGAGGCGGTGCCGGATCGCCCCGTGGTGCTGCACGCCTGGGACTACCACACGGCGTGGGTCAACACGGCGGCGCTTCGCGAAGCCGGAGTGGATGCCGACACCCCCGACCCGCCGCTCGGACGCATCGTGCGGCGCGACGACGGTTCGCCTCTCGGCACGCTCGTCGAGCGACCGGCGATCGACCTCGTGCTCGATCGCGCGCCCCACGCCGTCGTCGCCGCCGACGTCGAGGCGCTGGTCTGGGCGGGGGAGCAGCTGGCCGCCCGCGGGATCTCGTGGGTGCAGGAGGCGTGGACCGAAGCGCACGACGTGCCCGCGTGGGTCACCGCCGCGCGGAGCGGCCGGCTCCGCGTCGACGCCGACCTCGCCCTGCGTGCCGACCCCACGCGGTGGCCGGCGCAGCTCGCGGAGCTGCGACGCACCGCCGATGCCGTCGCCGGCGAACCCGGACTCACCTGCCGCACGGTGAAGTTCTTCGTCGACGGCATCCTCGAGAACCACACCGCCCACCTGCTGGAGTGCTACCACGACGCCGAGACGCGCGGCCTGCCGAACTGGCAGCCCGAGCACCTGCGCGACGCGGTCGCCGCGTGCGATGCGGCCGGCTTCGACGTGCACCTGCACGCCATCGGCGATGCCGCCGTGCGCGCGGCGATCGACGCGGCCGAGGGGATCGCCGACAGCCTCCGCCGCGGCCGCCGACTGACCATCGCCCACGCCCAGGTCGTCGACCCCGCCGACCTTCCCCGGCTGGCCGACCTCGAGGTCACCTTCTGCTTCCAACCGCAGTGGGCGATGGCCGACGCGGTCATGACCGACCTGACCCTGCCGCGCCTCGGGCCCGGTCGCGAGCGGCAGTACCGCATGCGCGCGGCGCAGGCCGCGGGCGCGCGACTGAGCTTCGGCAGCGACTGGCCCGTCACCTCTCCCGACGTGCTCGCCGGGATCCGCACCGCCGTCACCCGCCAGGACGCCGACGGGGCGCCCACCGGCGGGTGGCAACCCGACGAACGTCTCACCGTGGACGACGCCCTCGATGCCGCCACGAGCGGCGTCGCCTTCCAGGCCGGCGATCAGGACCACCGGGGGCTCTGCGCCCCGGAATGA